GATCTGCTTGGCATTTAAATAAGTTTGCCTCATTTGCACTGCCATGTTGGAGTGATCAAGAATATTGCCCTCATTGTCAATCGGCGCAGCTCCTACAATATTGCCATTATCATCATGGCTAAATTGACCTGAAATGTGGATCATGTTGCCGACTTTGATCGCTTGCACAAAGCCAAAACTATCTTCCCAGGGCATCCCGTTATTTTTTATGTCTTTTTCAATACTCACTGGCTTCGTCCTTTTATCTAAGATTCTACTGGTTCCCTAAAATTCTTCTGGGCTAGGCTGATCGGAATGTTTACAAAATCAATTACTCTGAAAATCATTAAATTTTGCTAAACGATTTGATCTATCGGAGCTAAATGAATGTCAGCTTGATAAACAACAAACGCTAATGTAGAAATAGGATTTTCAAGCAATTCCAGTAACGATAAGTTAAATAGCACAAAGATTCGGTCGAATCCAGGTTAAAAGAGTTTCAATGAACTGCCACACATCATGCTCGATGCCTAAATGTGTTTAAATATGCCTTAGCCAAGCCAATATACTTCTTGCTTAAATCCTCAGATCGCAGCGAGATAAAATTTCTCGTGTTGCCATAGCGGACTTTTGCGAGAACTTAAGTATATGCCAATGCAATTGTTTTTAGCTTGGCTCAAGTAAGTTGGCAGGTTTGGGCAAAAGCAAATTGCAGCGCGATCGAGAAAATTGATGACACAAACAAAAATTTTAGTTACCGGTGGGGCGGGTTACATTGGCTCCCATGTGGTTTTAGCGCTCCAGGAATTGGGCTATGGGGTCGTGATCCTCGATAATCTGGTCTATGGCCATCAAGACATTGCCACTAAAGTTCTAGGCGCTGAATTAGTAGTTGGCGATATTGGCGATCGCCTCCTGCTCGATCGTATTTTTAGCGAACATCAAATTGACGCGGTGATGCATTTTGCCGCCTATGCCTATGTGGGCGAATCGGTCAAAGACCCGCTAAAGTATTACCGGAACAATGTCGCTCAAACCTTGACCTTGCTAGAAGCAATGCTGGCGGCAAAGATCAACAAATTTGTGTTTTCGTCCACCTGCGCCACCTATGGTGAGCCGAGTCAGCTACCGATCCCAGAGGATCATCCCCAAAATCCAATCAACCCCTATGGTGCTTCTAAGCTAATGGTGGAGCGGATTTTAACTGATTTTGACCATGCCTTTGATTTGCGATCGGTGCGATTCAGGTATTTCAACGCCGCTGGCGCTGACCCTCAGGGCAGACTGGGTGAGGATCATGATCCCGAAACCCATTTGATTCCGCTGGTGTTACTAACCGCCCTGGGCAAACGGGAGGCGATCACAATTTTTGGCCAGGATTACGACACCCCCGATGGCACTTGCATCAGGGACTATATTCACGTTAGCGATCTAGCCAAAGCCCATGTGCTGGGGTTGGAGTATTTGCTCAAGGGTGGCACTTCGCAGGTGTTTAATCTGGGCAATGGCAATGGATTCTCGGTCAAGCAGGTAATCGAAGCAGCGATTGCCGTAACGGGCAGAGAGATTAAGGTAATTCATGGCGATCGGCGGCCAGGTGATCCCCCTATGCTGGTGGGCAGCGCCGCAAAAGCCAGGGAGATATTGAATTGGCAACCGGAATACGCAGACATCAAAACTATTTTGACCCATGCCTGGCAGTGGCATCAAATCCGGCACTAGTTGGTAATAATGAATAGATAATCAAATCAATCATATTACTAGCCAGAGAAGCTTCAGCCAGTCTAGCTCCGATGGCCAATGACATTCCACCTATCAAGGTTAAACACCAGTTAATAATTAAGCATTACCAGCAACTTCCTTAGCTGGTGATGATTTTGTGCTTTTTGTAGTAGTTTTTGTATTCTTGCTAGCTGCTTTGGTGGTTGATTTAGCGGCAGCACCAGTTGATTTGGCCGCGTTACTAGTAGTTGATTTAGTTGCACCAGCTTTGCTCGCTGGGGTGCTTTTGCTAGTGGTTTTCTTGGCCGCCGTTTTAGTAGTCTTGGTAGTTGCCTTAGCGGTCTTAGTTGCTTTAGTAGACTTAGTAGTAGTCTTTTTGGCTGCCGTCTTAGTGGTTTTGCTAGTCTTGGCTTTGGTGGTTTTGGACTTGCTGCTAGCTCTAGATGACTTAGACGACCTAGAAGACTTAGTTGGCTTTTTGGTGGCGATCAATTCGATCGCTTGCTCCAGCGTCAGATCATC
The sequence above is a segment of the Pseudanabaena sp. PCC 7367 genome. Coding sequences within it:
- a CDS encoding RidA family protein, yielding MSIEKDIKNNGMPWEDSFGFVQAIKVGNMIHISGQFSHDDNGNIVGAAPIDNEGNILDHSNMAVQMRQTYLNAKQILSHYGATLDHVVEEVVYVTSIDQVLAIAGEIRKEMYGTEKPQVCCTLLTTPRLAFPEQLIEIKFVAIV
- the galE gene encoding UDP-glucose 4-epimerase GalE; its protein translation is MTQTKILVTGGAGYIGSHVVLALQELGYGVVILDNLVYGHQDIATKVLGAELVVGDIGDRLLLDRIFSEHQIDAVMHFAAYAYVGESVKDPLKYYRNNVAQTLTLLEAMLAAKINKFVFSSTCATYGEPSQLPIPEDHPQNPINPYGASKLMVERILTDFDHAFDLRSVRFRYFNAAGADPQGRLGEDHDPETHLIPLVLLTALGKREAITIFGQDYDTPDGTCIRDYIHVSDLAKAHVLGLEYLLKGGTSQVFNLGNGNGFSVKQVIEAAIAVTGREIKVIHGDRRPGDPPMLVGSAAKAREILNWQPEYADIKTILTHAWQWHQIRH